Proteins encoded together in one Candidatus Zixiibacteriota bacterium window:
- a CDS encoding flagellar export chaperone FliS, translated as MINGHNAYRETSTMGMSQLDLVLTVYRGTIGFLNQAKTEFELKNYTEGRTACDKARKCLVHLYTTLDMEKGGEIAEYLGKIYAHIIEQLDIAVADKSPKYFEDMISHLMTIKEAWDGLKELEDQKNNIENPNSKTGNIDQPEEAINDDLSPVKHKELVISA; from the coding sequence ATGATTAACGGCCATAATGCTTACCGGGAAACCAGCACCATGGGTATGTCCCAACTGGATTTGGTTTTAACCGTATATCGCGGGACAATTGGCTTTTTAAATCAGGCCAAGACTGAATTTGAATTAAAAAACTATACTGAAGGCCGAACGGCATGCGACAAAGCGAGAAAATGCCTGGTTCATTTATATACTACTCTTGATATGGAAAAAGGAGGGGAGATAGCCGAATATCTGGGGAAAATATACGCCCATATTATCGAGCAGCTCGATATTGCAGTGGCTGATAAATCGCCAAAGTATTTTGAAGACATGATATCACATTTGATGACTATTAAAGAAGCATGGGACGGATTAAAAGAATTGGAAGATCAAAAAAACAATATTGAAAATCCAAATTCTAAAACCGGCAATATCGATCAGCCGGAAGAAGCTATTAATGATGATTTATCGCCTGTAAAACATAAAGAATTAGTAATTTCCGCTTAG
- the fliD gene encoding flagellar filament capping protein FliD yields the protein MPGANSIVGLASNLDTTAIIDAMIAADRQPALFMERDKAWKSLEITKFKALSARLLALQSSINALNDERGFSQASIQVSNSNILTASAESAIGTGTYTLNVDSLAKNHQIASQGYTDVTSALLGTGTTTISIGDDNPTTIELSEDNNSLIGLKNAINDANIGITASIINDGSASKSYRLVLSGNETGAQETISFSSSLTGGEAPDFINSSFDNPETTGFSVSATSQVSLGATSSFTGATNKAFTFTIAGTGTQTVGSGDITIDWTDGTDSGSIVVSQADTEIIGPEGLKLSFADGDLVAGDTFTVSTFAPLLQKASDAQVSMGSSDGGASPIIINSKTNTVKDIITGLTVELKNITTAETGPVIISTGLDTSAIRSKLNSFINAYNDVMEFIDKENSFNSDTEEGGVLMGDVTVQMIQSRLSGLIINPIVGLDKSMSALSAIGIRVDQDGKLALKSSSKLTSALKEDFEAVMRLFVDGGDSDNTGISFLSTSPEITGGSEFEIDITQAATHGYYQGGNISDPSTTPISLTSSNNKIQLRIDGRVSEVMTLTAREYSSSADLVNEIQTRINNDKNISAMGVTAEWVDTGSGKGYIKLTSSSYGSASKAELMTSIPNSAYADLGLSAGTLHAGLDVAGTINGESATGQGQVLTGDEDNVNTAELQLKITLTEAQVSSAIEGNITITKGLASVLAEKLDNITKSGSGIIDTKTSSLEKQIENIDKQIKSLDERLAIRRESLVLEFIELEMVLSQLQTESAFLESQLEGIAANFAQMTGKK from the coding sequence ATGCCCGGAGCAAATTCAATAGTCGGTCTGGCATCGAATCTTGATACTACCGCCATTATTGACGCGATGATTGCCGCCGATCGCCAGCCTGCTCTTTTCATGGAAAGAGATAAAGCCTGGAAATCTCTTGAGATTACTAAGTTCAAGGCATTATCCGCGAGACTACTGGCCCTGCAGTCAAGTATAAATGCTTTAAATGATGAGCGGGGTTTTTCGCAGGCCAGCATTCAGGTCTCAAATTCAAATATTTTAACCGCCTCAGCCGAATCAGCTATCGGTACCGGTACCTATACATTAAACGTCGATTCACTGGCAAAAAATCATCAGATCGCGTCTCAGGGATATACGGATGTCACTTCCGCTCTTCTGGGTACCGGAACCACAACAATTTCGATAGGCGATGATAATCCCACGACAATAGAACTAAGCGAAGACAATAATTCACTGATAGGCTTGAAAAACGCTATTAACGATGCCAATATTGGTATAACGGCGTCAATCATTAATGATGGTTCCGCTTCAAAATCCTATCGCCTTGTATTAAGCGGTAATGAAACCGGAGCCCAGGAGACAATCTCATTTTCAAGCTCGTTAACCGGCGGAGAAGCGCCGGATTTTATTAATTCTTCATTTGATAATCCGGAAACTACGGGATTCTCGGTTTCGGCGACATCTCAGGTGTCATTGGGAGCGACGTCGTCTTTTACCGGCGCGACCAATAAGGCTTTTACTTTTACCATCGCCGGTACGGGAACTCAAACCGTCGGGTCCGGAGATATCACGATAGACTGGACCGACGGAACCGATTCCGGATCAATTGTCGTATCTCAGGCGGATACGGAAATTATCGGGCCGGAAGGATTGAAATTATCTTTCGCTGATGGCGATTTGGTTGCCGGCGACACTTTTACCGTATCAACCTTCGCGCCTCTCCTTCAGAAGGCTTCCGATGCCCAGGTGTCAATGGGTTCCAGCGACGGTGGCGCCTCACCGATTATCATCAATTCAAAGACTAATACCGTCAAAGATATAATCACCGGATTAACGGTGGAACTAAAAAATATTACTACTGCCGAAACCGGCCCGGTCATCATCAGCACCGGACTGGATACGTCCGCGATCAGAAGCAAACTCAATAGCTTCATCAATGCCTATAATGACGTTATGGAATTTATCGATAAAGAAAATTCCTTTAACTCCGACACGGAAGAAGGCGGCGTTCTCATGGGGGACGTCACCGTTCAAATGATTCAATCGAGACTATCGGGATTAATTATCAATCCCATCGTCGGCCTCGATAAGTCGATGAGCGCACTATCGGCGATTGGCATTCGCGTTGATCAGGACGGGAAATTAGCCCTCAAATCTTCCTCCAAACTCACTTCGGCGCTTAAAGAAGATTTTGAGGCAGTTATGAGACTCTTCGTTGATGGAGGAGACTCGGATAATACGGGTATTTCGTTTTTAAGCACCTCTCCCGAAATTACCGGCGGTTCAGAGTTTGAAATTGATATCACTCAGGCCGCGACTCATGGGTATTACCAGGGCGGGAATATATCCGATCCCTCCACGACCCCGATTTCCCTGACCAGTTCCAACAATAAAATTCAATTGAGAATCGATGGTCGTGTCTCAGAAGTGATGACTTTAACGGCGCGAGAATACAGTTCATCCGCCGATTTAGTCAATGAAATACAAACTCGCATAAATAATGATAAAAATATAAGCGCTATGGGTGTTACCGCGGAATGGGTAGATACCGGGTCAGGAAAGGGATATATAAAGCTTACTTCATCCAGCTATGGTTCAGCTTCAAAAGCGGAATTAATGACATCGATTCCCAATTCGGCGTATGCTGATCTGGGGTTATCTGCCGGGACCTTACACGCCGGATTAGATGTTGCCGGTACTATTAACGGTGAATCAGCCACCGGCCAGGGTCAGGTTTTGACCGGAGACGAGGATAACGTAAACACCGCCGAGTTACAGCTTAAAATTACATTGACAGAAGCCCAGGTCAGTTCAGCCATTGAGGGAAATATAACGATCACAAAAGGTCTGGCGTCGGTTCTGGCCGAAAAACTCGATAATATCACGAAATCCGGCAGTGGGATCATTGATACCAAAACAAGCTCTCTTGAAAAGCAAATTGAAAATATAGATAAACAGATTAAGTCCTTAGACGAAAGATTAGCGATTCGTCGCGAATCTCTCGTCCTGGAATTTATAGAATTGGAAATGGTGCTTTCTCAGCTTCAGACCGAAAGCGCCTTCCTGGAATCACAATTAGAGGGGATAGCCGCAAACTTTGCGCAAATGACAGGGAAAAAATAA
- a CDS encoding flagellar protein FlaG yields the protein MISTAGQHSMVTKDIGRRVNNTDVPSEREVADKVFEKTDVFEKGQKEIGLDELDKTVEGLTEYTGWGNFNIDFALDDETNSMVIKIIDRDSGETVRQIPPEQMLNLRSHLRELLGLIFDHMA from the coding sequence ATGATTTCCACTGCGGGGCAGCACTCGATGGTGACGAAAGATATCGGACGTCGCGTCAACAATACGGATGTTCCGAGTGAAAGGGAAGTTGCGGATAAAGTCTTTGAAAAGACTGATGTATTTGAAAAAGGACAAAAAGAAATCGGCCTTGACGAGCTTGATAAAACCGTTGAAGGTCTGACCGAATATACAGGTTGGGGAAATTTTAATATCGATTTCGCATTGGATGACGAAACAAACAGTATGGTAATTAAAATTATAGATAGGGATTCGGGGGAAACGGTACGCCAAATCCCGCCGGAGCAAATGCTAAATTTGAGAAGCCATTTAAGAGAACTTCTCGGTTTAATTTTCGATCATATGGCTTGA
- a CDS encoding flagellin — MSLRINNNIAAINAHRNLTVTTRALASSMEKLSSGYRINRASDNPAGLVISEQFRAQIAGLGKAIENSEGSINMIQTAEGALNEMNNLLISMRELAIHAANEGFNDTDQLAADQAEIANAIATIDRIAANTQFGTKKLLDGSNANTATITSANSSLVTVLESQLTTGTHSVSISKQTDSTSTLNSTALGLSLSNTDGDPDNLAEGIHNIDVLQASGGATKTSNSVYMQDYWGNGMRLDAASAVGTINSSTAGVVLANDVSVTVSFRVQESGSSISQKQAVTVALATGDSVTEFATKFNTAIASNSALNGKIEASVDTGRLIFGTVNAGTQYSFEVNDWSGSASVGTFAAGTSVRGVSTNALDFDVDSENVTLTASTMTVAAGTYTTLDSLITALDAASGTAYGNIVGTVREMGIQANGDDKINFLTNDEGSDYSVKMVDIGGTDSLRQALALTLDTTSHSGTDALIALDGYNNSISSVKYNTTGTATLANKAGDSSTVGRGTVDMIVGTSVNGIDLGNLLLDVSAPTFSVSLDGAPGTSATGGVDALVYNRDRTESLKLNIGLRSTGGSETINNVDQSLVFQIGANVGQTAKIGISNMAASTLGRGIAGVMFTNLSQIDVTTALGAQDSQMLIDTSINEVSTLRGTLGSFQKNALESNLRNLRIAKQNLTASESTIRDTDMAAEMSTFVKNQILLQAGTAMLAQANQVPQVVLSLFG, encoded by the coding sequence ATGTCACTTCGTATTAACAACAACATTGCTGCAATCAACGCGCACCGTAATTTAACGGTAACCACCAGGGCGTTGGCCAGTTCGATGGAAAAACTGTCGTCTGGTTATCGCATCAACCGGGCTAGTGATAACCCGGCTGGTTTGGTTATTTCAGAACAGTTCCGTGCTCAGATCGCTGGTCTCGGCAAAGCGATTGAAAACTCGGAAGGTTCCATTAACATGATTCAGACCGCTGAAGGCGCTCTGAATGAAATGAACAATCTCCTGATATCCATGAGAGAATTGGCCATTCATGCCGCCAACGAAGGCTTTAATGACACTGATCAGTTGGCTGCTGACCAGGCTGAAATCGCTAACGCGATCGCTACTATCGATCGTATTGCCGCCAACACCCAATTTGGCACCAAGAAGCTGCTTGATGGCAGCAACGCCAACACCGCTACCATCACATCAGCAAATTCATCTTTGGTGACAGTTTTGGAAAGTCAGCTTACTACCGGTACGCACTCAGTATCCATTAGCAAGCAGACCGATTCGACCTCAACTTTGAACTCCACCGCCCTGGGTCTTTCCCTGAGTAACACCGATGGTGACCCGGATAATCTGGCTGAAGGCATCCACAATATTGATGTCCTCCAGGCTTCAGGTGGAGCCACCAAAACCTCAAATTCCGTTTATATGCAGGACTATTGGGGTAACGGAATGAGACTGGACGCGGCTTCCGCGGTTGGTACCATTAATAGTTCCACTGCCGGAGTCGTTCTGGCTAATGACGTAAGCGTTACGGTATCTTTCCGTGTGCAGGAGAGCGGCAGTTCCATTTCTCAGAAGCAGGCCGTTACCGTTGCTCTGGCTACTGGTGACAGTGTAACTGAATTCGCCACCAAGTTCAATACGGCTATTGCATCCAACTCCGCTTTGAACGGCAAGATCGAAGCTTCAGTTGATACTGGACGGTTAATCTTCGGTACTGTTAATGCCGGTACCCAGTATTCATTTGAGGTTAATGATTGGTCTGGATCGGCCAGTGTCGGTACATTCGCCGCCGGTACATCCGTCCGTGGTGTTTCAACCAATGCGCTTGACTTTGACGTTGATTCCGAGAATGTCACTCTCACCGCCAGCACGATGACCGTTGCGGCCGGTACTTACACTACCCTTGATTCTCTTATCACTGCTCTTGACGCTGCTTCCGGTACTGCCTATGGTAATATCGTTGGTACCGTCCGTGAAATGGGCATTCAGGCTAATGGTGATGATAAGATTAATTTCTTAACCAATGATGAAGGTTCGGATTATTCGGTTAAGATGGTTGACATTGGTGGAACCGATTCATTGCGCCAGGCGTTGGCTCTGACTCTGGATACAACCTCGCACTCTGGCACCGATGCCCTCATTGCCCTTGACGGTTACAACAACAGTATTTCTTCGGTGAAGTACAACACGACTGGAACCGCAACTCTGGCTAACAAGGCAGGGGATTCCTCGACGGTTGGTCGTGGTACGGTCGATATGATCGTTGGTACATCTGTTAATGGTATTGATCTGGGTAATCTGTTGCTCGACGTTTCCGCGCCTACCTTTAGTGTCTCTCTGGATGGCGCTCCCGGCACCTCTGCCACAGGTGGCGTCGATGCTTTGGTTTACAACCGCGATCGTACCGAATCACTTAAGTTAAATATTGGTCTCCGTTCGACAGGTGGTTCCGAAACCATCAATAACGTTGACCAGTCATTGGTCTTCCAGATTGGCGCCAATGTCGGCCAGACCGCCAAGATTGGTATCAGCAATATGGCTGCTTCAACTCTTGGCAGAGGTATTGCCGGCGTTATGTTCACCAATCTGTCCCAGATTGATGTTACTACCGCATTAGGCGCTCAGGATTCTCAGATGCTTATCGATACGTCCATTAACGAAGTCTCAACCCTTCGTGGCACGCTCGGTAGTTTCCAGAAGAACGCTCTGGAATCCAATCTGCGCAACCTGCGTATTGCCAAACAGAATCTGACCGCTTCAGAATCCACCATTCGTGATACCGATATGGCGGCTGAAATGTCAACCTTTGTTAAAAACCAGATTCTGCTTCAGGCCGGTACTGCTATGCTGGCCCAGGCCAACCAGGTTCCTCAGGTTGTCCTGTCGCTCTTTGGTTAA
- a CDS encoding tetratricopeptide repeat protein gives MSKQKSKNKKISHKRKLQLRSIQPDGNNLKRQLNKNPRDDNTRYQLAQYYLESKQAEKALEIALPLVQNIPKDNKSKQAIVFRFIAFAALYANRLDEADAYSKKGIDLAPDNLDFYFVAAITSARQSNFESAKGYAEKYLNIRGNMANAEELANPLDLSYNMKYQLLSGYGAVLNELNEREKAEDILFEAIEENPEFEPSYVNLAVLYKSQSKFTEVFEIIKQGLRAIPESAKLRKMIDWSDKRTTISACMIVKDEEEFLPRCLRSIKDVVDEIILVDTGSTDRTIEIAKEFGCKIYHYPWKGDFSSARNESMKYATKEWIFIIDADEEFPPEGIPQLRLVTSQDEFDIVSISVINKSLETGQVTSFLPSVRLVKRRLDLKYYGIVHNRLDIPADLLALRSEIQLYHYGYDIARDKLDKKLERSRKLLEKQLKKNPNDVYANFNMAQLLRGYKNSSSEEISKQIVEHANRVINNPDSKLPVYFGQRIMARYQKAIGLCSLRKYEEAEECCLEALEEKPDYLDPILTLGDIYNYLTKFDKAKEYYHLYLDSQKEYDAGDEKDNIILHNLEARHKAWFGLGLAGEREDNPEEAIEAYQHVLKNKDPYLDASLRLGKLYLDNEYYSEAEEIFRKEIAGDDTEALAFHGLGCVLALKNQEDEAITYLEKAIQLNPDLAECRLMLGQLQSKSGNFDKGIENIITAAESNPSNPKINFEAGNSLFELGNFEKSIECYTKTLAVTPDDIEVLNNLGNCFFKMKQYHRAEEIYRQLLKINPDYWPAYRNLGLSYSYNQNPEKAIEALMQYSKNTPEDTSIYNVMGCCMSDMGLHREAIACFEKYLLSYPQDYICIFNMADAYYRLGAFEAARMGYRQVLNIAPEYAIARERLNNLESPVATN, from the coding sequence ATGAGCAAACAGAAAAGCAAAAATAAAAAGATATCTCATAAAAGAAAATTACAATTACGCTCAATTCAACCGGACGGAAATAATCTAAAGCGACAATTGAATAAAAACCCTCGGGATGACAACACAAGATATCAATTGGCGCAATACTATTTGGAATCAAAACAGGCTGAGAAAGCCCTCGAAATAGCCTTGCCTCTTGTTCAGAATATCCCTAAAGATAATAAAAGCAAACAAGCGATTGTTTTCCGATTTATCGCTTTTGCCGCGCTTTATGCCAACAGACTCGATGAAGCCGACGCCTATTCAAAGAAGGGAATTGACCTTGCCCCCGATAATCTCGATTTTTATTTTGTGGCCGCGATAACCTCCGCTCGACAAAGTAATTTTGAATCGGCCAAAGGATATGCGGAAAAATATTTGAATATTCGGGGAAATATGGCCAATGCCGAAGAATTAGCCAATCCTCTCGATCTTTCTTATAATATGAAATATCAACTTCTCAGCGGCTACGGAGCGGTCCTAAATGAATTGAACGAGAGGGAAAAAGCTGAGGATATTCTTTTTGAAGCGATAGAGGAAAATCCGGAATTTGAACCAAGCTATGTTAATTTGGCCGTATTATATAAATCACAAAGCAAATTTACCGAGGTATTTGAAATAATTAAGCAAGGATTACGGGCTATTCCTGAATCTGCCAAACTGCGGAAAATGATTGACTGGTCTGACAAGCGCACCACGATTTCTGCCTGTATGATTGTAAAGGATGAAGAGGAATTTCTGCCGCGATGTTTGCGATCAATCAAAGATGTTGTTGATGAAATTATTCTTGTCGATACCGGCTCGACCGATCGCACAATCGAAATTGCCAAAGAATTCGGATGCAAAATTTATCATTATCCATGGAAAGGGGATTTTTCCTCGGCCAGAAATGAATCAATGAAGTATGCCACCAAGGAATGGATTTTTATAATCGACGCCGATGAAGAATTTCCTCCCGAGGGAATACCGCAATTAAGGCTCGTGACAAGTCAGGATGAATTTGATATTGTATCAATTTCGGTAATCAATAAAAGTCTGGAAACCGGCCAGGTGACATCATTTCTCCCTTCGGTTCGCCTGGTTAAAAGGCGTCTTGATTTGAAATATTATGGCATTGTACACAATCGCCTCGATATTCCGGCTGATCTGCTTGCTTTGCGCAGTGAGATTCAACTATATCATTATGGCTATGATATCGCCCGTGATAAACTCGATAAGAAACTGGAGCGATCAAGAAAGCTATTGGAAAAACAACTGAAGAAGAATCCCAATGACGTTTATGCCAACTTCAACATGGCCCAGTTGCTCCGGGGATATAAAAACTCATCCAGTGAAGAAATCAGCAAACAAATTGTAGAACATGCCAATCGCGTTATCAACAATCCCGACTCCAAACTTCCGGTGTATTTTGGCCAACGAATAATGGCTCGTTATCAAAAGGCTATCGGTCTTTGTTCCTTACGAAAATACGAAGAAGCGGAAGAGTGTTGTCTGGAAGCGTTGGAAGAGAAGCCTGATTATCTCGATCCGATCCTGACTCTGGGTGATATTTATAATTATTTGACCAAATTTGATAAGGCCAAAGAATACTATCACTTGTATTTGGATAGTCAAAAGGAATATGACGCCGGAGATGAAAAGGATAATATTATTCTGCATAACCTCGAGGCCCGGCATAAGGCCTGGTTTGGCCTGGGATTGGCAGGCGAAAGGGAAGACAATCCGGAAGAAGCGATTGAAGCGTATCAACACGTTTTGAAAAACAAAGATCCATATCTCGATGCAAGCCTGCGTCTGGGGAAATTATATCTGGATAACGAATATTATAGCGAAGCCGAAGAAATATTCCGCAAGGAAATTGCCGGGGATGACACGGAAGCTTTGGCATTTCATGGCCTGGGCTGCGTATTGGCGTTGAAGAATCAAGAAGACGAAGCCATTACATATTTGGAAAAGGCGATTCAATTAAATCCTGATCTTGCCGAATGCCGACTAATGTTAGGTCAATTGCAATCAAAATCGGGCAATTTTGATAAGGGAATCGAGAATATAATTACTGCTGCGGAATCAAACCCTTCAAATCCGAAAATTAATTTTGAAGCGGGCAATAGCCTGTTTGAATTGGGCAATTTTGAAAAGTCGATTGAATGTTACACAAAAACTTTGGCGGTCACTCCCGATGATATAGAAGTTCTCAACAATCTCGGAAATTGCTTTTTCAAAATGAAACAATATCATCGAGCCGAAGAAATCTACCGGCAATTGCTTAAAATAAATCCGGATTACTGGCCGGCTTACAGGAATCTCGGGTTGTCATATTCTTACAATCAAAATCCGGAAAAAGCGATTGAGGCATTAATGCAATACTCTAAGAATACACCCGAAGATACAAGTATTTATAATGTTATGGGCTGCTGTATGTCGGATATGGGTTTGCATAGGGAGGCCATAGCCTGCTTTGAAAAGTATCTTTTAAGTTATCCTCAGGATTATATCTGTATCTTCAATATGGCCGATGCCTATTACAGGCTGGGCGCATTCGAAGCGGCACGGATGGGATACCGGCAGGTTTTGAATATCGCACCCGAATATGCGATTGCGCGGGAAAGGTTGAACAATCTGGAGAGTCCGGTAGCGACAAATTAA
- the fliW gene encoding flagellar assembly protein FliW — protein sequence MKVITERFGELEISEDLIITMTKPILGFEHLRKYVIVETDDFEPFKWFQSIDDPGAAFVIINPLHFFHDYMVEVNPKEIEELNVVKVEDVLTYAIVTIPQDYTKMTANLQGPVLINSVTRLAKQLVMVNSHYKIKHRMFETVKSAKTAVPKRKVLAEV from the coding sequence ATGAAAGTCATAACCGAGAGATTTGGTGAGCTTGAAATCAGTGAAGATTTAATCATAACCATGACCAAACCGATTTTGGGTTTCGAGCATTTAAGAAAATATGTCATCGTTGAAACCGATGATTTCGAGCCGTTTAAATGGTTTCAATCCATCGATGATCCCGGCGCGGCCTTTGTCATAATAAATCCTCTGCATTTTTTCCATGATTATATGGTTGAGGTCAATCCCAAAGAAATTGAGGAGTTAAATGTTGTCAAAGTCGAGGATGTTTTGACTTACGCGATTGTTACCATACCCCAGGATTATACCAAAATGACAGCGAATCTGCAGGGCCCGGTTTTGATAAATTCCGTTACGCGACTGGCAAAACAATTAGTCATGGTAAATTCTCATTACAAAATTAAACATCGCATGTTCGAGACGGTCAAGTCGGCCAAAACAGCCGTCCCAAAACGAAAAGTTTTGGCGGAAGTTTAA
- the flgL gene encoding flagellar hook-associated protein FlgL encodes MRVTNQMIINRTIFNLSRNASRFMDLQSMLSTGRRINTPSDDPIGTQRDLNYRSRLAEIIQLKSNVSQAYGRLSFYEDTLNDLKNLYESSNLTATTMANDTFTAVEREAAANEVDSIYQQVLQLANKKINGRYIYSGHRIRTAPLEASTHGVVYNGDTGILESEIEASERLITNLNGQETFFAPLLTLGENGDLSVGITNITNLADLNLGSGIDQTPGTFEIHDANRDLTYVIDVSGETTVGDLITNINTSMGVGGNLTLDISGSGNALEWKPEIGTINTVTDMTPLSNLREGNGITKDPGLFRIRNATSTIDFTVDISSATNLGEVRNAITTALTGAGISNVSIGYNANGTGLAITDANAVPLDLIIEDLTEEQSTAYELGIAGNVGANLEGADLRPQPDFTIRDIGGQTTATDLGSLGGIRHNFIGQDIRPRLTSDSTLASLNNLTGFGLGEIHIAQGSRTVVPNLGNSSLTTIDDLISAINSSGLDVQASINASETGIQVVSTIVNESLTVKSNDSSRTAEALGIAGSPDMLGSLILLSDALHNNDREMAGALMNNLDLAMRELLRSRADVGSRMMRLDTTRNRLESTETSVTKMLSEVEDADIITLISDVAREENLYQAALVASSKVIQPSLIDFLQ; translated from the coding sequence ATGCGTGTAACTAACCAGATGATTATCAACCGGACGATTTTCAATTTGTCCCGGAACGCGTCAAGATTTATGGATTTGCAGAGCATGCTGTCCACCGGGAGGCGAATAAATACTCCGTCCGACGATCCTATCGGAACCCAGAGAGATTTGAATTATCGTTCAAGATTGGCCGAAATAATACAGCTTAAGTCCAATGTAAGCCAGGCGTACGGAAGACTGTCGTTCTACGAAGACACTCTTAATGATTTAAAAAACCTGTATGAATCGTCCAATTTAACCGCCACGACAATGGCCAACGATACCTTTACGGCGGTTGAGCGCGAAGCGGCCGCCAATGAAGTAGATTCCATATATCAACAGGTGCTGCAGTTGGCCAATAAAAAAATAAACGGACGCTATATTTATTCCGGTCATCGTATTCGAACAGCGCCGTTAGAAGCCAGCACCCACGGCGTTGTTTATAACGGCGACACAGGGATACTGGAAAGCGAAATAGAGGCTTCGGAGCGATTAATCACCAATCTAAATGGACAGGAAACGTTTTTTGCACCTCTTTTGACTCTCGGTGAAAACGGAGATCTAAGCGTGGGCATTACGAATATCACGAATCTCGCGGATTTAAATTTGGGCTCCGGGATCGACCAAACTCCGGGTACTTTTGAGATTCATGACGCCAATCGTGATCTTACTTATGTTATCGATGTATCCGGTGAAACAACCGTTGGTGATTTAATCACGAATATAAATACAAGCATGGGTGTTGGCGGGAATCTAACGCTTGATATTTCCGGTTCGGGCAATGCTTTGGAATGGAAACCCGAGATAGGTACCATAAATACCGTTACCGATATGACTCCGTTATCCAATCTACGCGAAGGAAACGGAATCACGAAGGATCCGGGACTTTTTAGAATTCGAAACGCTACTTCCACGATAGATTTTACTGTTGATATTTCAAGCGCGACGAATCTTGGTGAAGTGCGTAACGCCATAACCACCGCCCTAACCGGAGCTGGTATTTCAAATGTGTCGATAGGTTATAATGCCAATGGAACCGGACTGGCCATTACCGACGCCAATGCCGTTCCTCTTGATCTGATTATTGAAGATCTTACCGAGGAACAATCGACAGCCTACGAACTTGGGATTGCCGGAAATGTCGGAGCTAATCTTGAGGGCGCTGATTTGCGTCCTCAGCCCGATTTCACGATACGCGATATCGGCGGTCAAACAACGGCGACGGACCTGGGATCATTGGGAGGTATTCGCCATAATTTTATTGGACAGGATATTCGCCCCCGACTGACATCCGATTCAACTCTCGCTTCGCTAAATAATTTAACCGGCTTTGGACTGGGAGAAATCCATATTGCTCAGGGCAGCAGGACGGTCGTGCCAAATCTGGGCAATTCCTCATTGACGACTATAGATGATTTGATAAGCGCTATAAACTCGTCGGGTCTGGATGTGCAAGCGTCCATTAATGCCTCCGAAACAGGCATCCAGGTCGTTTCAACAATTGTCAATGAATCCTTGACAGTAAAAAGTAATGATTCGTCAAGAACGGCCGAAGCGCTCGGTATAGCCGGTTCGCCCGATATGTTGGGATCGCTAATTTTATTGTCAGATGCTTTGCATAATAACGATAGAGAGATGGCCGGGGCGTTGATGAACAATCTTGACCTGGCCATGCGGGAGTTATTGCGTTCCCGCGCCGATGTAGGCTCGCGTATGATGAGATTGGATACGACTCGGAATCGTCTCGAATCAACCGAAACATCGGTAACCAAAATGTTATCAGAAGTAGAGGATGCTGATATTATCACCCTCATCAGCGATGTTGCCCGCGAAGAAAATTTATACCAGGCGGCATTGGTGGCCAGCTCCAAGGTAATTCAGCCGTCTTTGATAGATTTTTTACAATAA
- the csrA gene encoding carbon storage regulator CsrA, which produces MLILTRKLGESITIGDDIKVTVLGIYGRQVRIGIEAPLRIVVHREEIYVKIQNENQKAAKTIKEDLTNVIKVLKQKLKRGDGKAKKSPHIKLKRDNDQRSRPND; this is translated from the coding sequence GTGCTGATATTGACAAGGAAGTTAGGGGAGTCTATCACCATTGGTGATGATATCAAGGTAACAGTTCTTGGTATCTATGGGCGCCAGGTGAGGATAGGCATAGAAGCCCCCTTACGAATAGTGGTGCACCGCGAGGAAATATACGTTAAGATACAGAACGAAAATCAGAAAGCGGCCAAAACCATTAAGGAGGACCTGACTAATGTAATAAAGGTCCTCAAACAAAAATTGAAAAGAGGAGATGGGAAGGCCAAGAAGTCGCCCCATATCAAACTTAAGCGCGATAATGATCAAAGATCACGGCCAAATGATTAA